One part of the Pseudomonas sp. MYb118 genome encodes these proteins:
- a CDS encoding (Fe-S)-binding protein yields MSELFYNAVPNATRVAPPLPEPRQYPAEKPSRVYLFGTCVVDLFYPEAGMDAIHLLEREGIRVEYPQGQSCCGQPAYTSGYTEQARTVARAQLALFAGDYPVVVPSGSCAGMIREHYADLFKDEPQTLQQVQALAARTYELAEFLLFVCKVQLKDSGAPVKVALHTSCSARREMNTHLHGRELLAQLGNVERVEHSRESECCGFGGTFSVRMPDISGAMVADKTRSLKESGAHQVLSADCGCLMNINGSLEKQREALRGQHLASFLWQRTGGGQ; encoded by the coding sequence ATGAGCGAGCTTTTTTACAACGCCGTGCCGAATGCGACCCGTGTCGCCCCGCCCCTGCCCGAGCCTCGACAGTACCCTGCCGAAAAACCCTCGCGGGTCTATCTGTTCGGAACCTGCGTGGTGGACTTGTTCTACCCCGAAGCCGGAATGGACGCGATCCACTTGCTGGAACGCGAAGGCATCCGTGTCGAGTACCCGCAAGGGCAAAGCTGCTGCGGACAACCGGCCTACACCTCGGGTTACACCGAGCAGGCGCGGACCGTGGCGCGCGCGCAACTGGCCCTGTTTGCCGGGGATTACCCGGTGGTGGTGCCGTCGGGTTCCTGCGCGGGCATGATCCGCGAGCACTACGCCGACTTGTTCAAGGACGAGCCGCAGACGTTGCAACAGGTCCAGGCCCTGGCAGCCCGGACCTATGAATTGGCCGAGTTCCTGCTGTTCGTCTGCAAGGTGCAGCTCAAGGACAGCGGTGCACCGGTCAAAGTGGCCCTGCACACCTCGTGCTCGGCCCGTCGTGAAATGAACACCCACCTGCACGGTCGCGAGCTGCTGGCGCAACTGGGCAACGTGGAACGGGTGGAGCACAGCCGCGAGAGTGAATGCTGTGGCTTCGGTGGGACTTTCAGCGTCCGTATGCCGGATATTTCCGGAGCGATGGTGGCTGACAAGACCCGCTCGTTGAAGGAATCCGGTGCGCACCAGGTACTCAGTGCCGATTGCGGTTGCCTGATGAACATCAACGGCTCACTGGAAAAACAGCGGGAAGCGTTGCGCGGCCAACACCTGGCCAGCTTCCTGTGGCAACGCACCGGAGGCGGTCAATGA
- a CDS encoding lactate permease LctP family transporter translates to MQTWQQLYSPLGSLGLSALAAVIPIVFFFLALAVFRLKGHVAGSITLALSILVAIFAFQMPVDMALAAAGYGFAYGLWPIAWIIVAAVFLYKLTVKSGQFEVIRSSVLSITDDQRLQVLLIGFCFGAFLEGAAGFGAPVAITAALLVGLGFNPLYAAGLCLIANTAPVAFGALGIPIIVAGQVTGIDAFKIGAMTGRQLPLLSLFVPFWLVFMMDGLRGVRETWPAALVAGLSFAITQYFTSNFIGPELPDITSALASLISLTLFLKVWQPKRAAGQHVAGAVSASVVAASAGGFGQPRTTTASPYSLGEIVKAWSPFLILTVLVTIWTLKPFKAMFAAGGSMYSWVFNFAIPHLDQLVIKTAPIVAAPTAIPAVFKLDPISATGTAIFFSALISMLVLKINVKTGLTTLKETFFELRWPILSIGMVLAFAFVTNYSGMSSTMALVLAGTGAAFPFFSPFLGWLGVFLTGSDTSSNALFSSLQATTAHQIGVNDTLLVAANTSGGVTGKMISPQSIAVACAATGLVGKESDLFRFTLKHSLFFATIVGLITLAQAYWFTGMLVH, encoded by the coding sequence ATGCAAACCTGGCAACAGCTCTATAGCCCGCTCGGCAGCCTCGGCCTGTCCGCTCTCGCGGCCGTCATTCCCATCGTGTTCTTCTTCCTGGCATTGGCCGTGTTCCGCCTCAAGGGCCACGTGGCAGGCTCAATCACCCTGGCCTTGTCCATCCTGGTGGCGATCTTCGCCTTCCAGATGCCGGTCGACATGGCGCTCGCCGCCGCCGGTTATGGCTTCGCCTATGGCCTGTGGCCGATCGCGTGGATCATCGTCGCCGCGGTGTTCCTCTACAAGCTGACAGTCAAGAGTGGTCAGTTCGAGGTGATCCGCAGCTCCGTCCTGTCGATCACCGACGACCAGCGCCTGCAGGTGTTGCTGATCGGTTTCTGCTTCGGTGCGTTCCTTGAAGGTGCCGCCGGTTTCGGCGCGCCGGTGGCAATCACCGCAGCCCTGCTGGTGGGCCTGGGCTTCAACCCGCTGTACGCCGCCGGCCTGTGCCTGATCGCCAACACCGCGCCCGTGGCGTTCGGCGCCCTGGGTATCCCGATCATCGTGGCCGGACAAGTGACCGGCATCGACGCATTCAAGATCGGCGCCATGACCGGTCGCCAACTGCCTCTGCTGTCGCTGTTCGTGCCGTTCTGGCTGGTGTTTATGATGGACGGCCTGCGCGGCGTGCGTGAAACCTGGCCGGCAGCCCTGGTGGCAGGCTTGAGCTTTGCCATCACCCAATACTTCACCTCGAACTTCATTGGCCCGGAACTGCCGGACATCACCTCGGCCCTGGCCAGCCTGATTTCCCTGACCCTGTTCCTGAAAGTCTGGCAGCCAAAACGCGCCGCCGGGCAACATGTCGCCGGTGCCGTGTCCGCCTCCGTGGTCGCCGCCAGCGCCGGTGGTTTCGGTCAGCCACGCACCACCACCGCATCGCCTTACAGCCTGGGTGAAATCGTCAAGGCCTGGTCGCCGTTCCTGATCCTCACCGTGCTGGTCACCATCTGGACCCTGAAACCGTTCAAGGCGATGTTCGCCGCCGGCGGTTCGATGTACAGCTGGGTGTTCAACTTCGCCATCCCGCACCTCGACCAACTGGTGATCAAGACTGCACCGATCGTCGCTGCGCCAACCGCCATTCCAGCGGTGTTCAAGCTCGACCCGATCTCGGCGACCGGCACGGCGATTTTCTTCTCGGCACTGATTTCGATGCTGGTGTTGAAGATCAACGTCAAAACTGGTCTGACCACTTTGAAAGAGACCTTCTTCGAACTGCGCTGGCCGATCCTGTCCATCGGCATGGTGTTGGCCTTCGCCTTCGTCACCAACTACTCGGGCATGTCTTCGACCATGGCCCTGGTACTGGCCGGCACGGGCGCTGCGTTCCCGTTCTTCTCGCCGTTCCTCGGCTGGCTGGGCGTGTTCCTGACCGGTTCCGACACCTCGTCGAACGCCCTGTTCAGTTCGCTGCAAGCCACCACCGCACACCAGATCGGCGTCAACGACACCCTGCTGGTCGCGGCCAACACCAGCGGCGGTGTGACCGGCAAGATGATCTCGCCACAGTCGATCGCCGTGGCCTGCGCCGCAACAGGCCTGGTGGGCAAGGAGTCGGATCTGTTCCGCTTCACCCTCAAGCACAGCCTGTTCTTCGCCACCATCGTCGGCCTGATCACCCTGGCTCAAGCCTACTGGTTCACCGGCATGCTGGTGCACTGA
- a CDS encoding DUF726 domain-containing protein: protein MNPQHFSFTTQSFNSNTTTANVFIHGYSAGHNFTDRALLVSQIPQALNADINLLMFWESSHFGSIGKLSRNVIFGASRLHPAAPLVAFAGDRAVHFAMSRKRANLVGEALLDELMEYLLEHYPYVTHVNLVGHSLGGRVVISALRKLAQNRDACDLVINDVLLMAAAVEVSEDEAQALKDTAKRVINAYSKSDVVLLFNADEKCLGRHEVEPFDNVEMTRFGHLDYWPKLHDVLMRTQFAGFNGQQLGQPQLQDPVLNDVLLYGLLKGVPQEVLAQGIKHLKTSSWTSIDEQQPLHSFIREMQHLGGHCMVNFVRGRGIGYAALLDMLVEHFDLGNDRQRCGAVVELEALLIRQVFDNAFPDGHAFSSSPIAAVKAMPADTYFSHVDALAERLTLASYVKTPASAPEVQTSQTLTVTGGALNITQLASWNMLSALPELLGKHLAGRWMTNFKTALKPGYSALVPAVAVVFFARVHWGSERGFRHR from the coding sequence TTGAACCCCCAGCACTTCAGTTTCACCACCCAATCCTTCAACAGCAATACCACCACCGCCAACGTGTTTATCCACGGTTATTCCGCGGGCCACAACTTCACCGATCGGGCACTGCTGGTCAGCCAGATTCCGCAGGCCCTGAATGCCGATATCAATCTGCTGATGTTCTGGGAATCCAGTCACTTCGGTTCAATCGGCAAGCTTTCGCGCAATGTTATTTTCGGCGCCTCGCGTCTGCATCCGGCAGCACCGCTGGTGGCGTTTGCCGGGGACAGGGCCGTGCATTTCGCGATGTCCCGCAAACGCGCGAATCTGGTTGGCGAAGCTCTGCTCGATGAGCTGATGGAATACCTGCTGGAGCACTACCCTTACGTCACCCACGTAAACCTTGTCGGCCACTCTTTGGGCGGACGTGTGGTGATCAGCGCGCTGCGCAAACTGGCCCAAAACCGCGATGCGTGCGACCTGGTCATCAATGACGTGCTGTTGATGGCTGCGGCTGTGGAGGTGTCGGAGGACGAAGCGCAGGCGTTGAAGGACACCGCGAAACGTGTAATTAACGCCTACTCCAAGTCGGACGTTGTGTTGCTGTTCAATGCCGATGAAAAATGCCTGGGGCGGCATGAAGTCGAGCCCTTCGATAACGTTGAAATGACCAGGTTCGGCCACCTGGATTATTGGCCGAAACTGCATGACGTGCTCATGCGCACGCAGTTTGCCGGCTTTAACGGCCAACAACTCGGCCAGCCCCAGTTGCAAGACCCGGTGCTCAATGACGTCCTGCTGTATGGCCTGCTCAAGGGCGTTCCGCAGGAGGTACTGGCCCAAGGTATCAAACACCTCAAAACCAGCAGTTGGACCAGCATCGACGAGCAACAGCCGCTGCACTCCTTCATCCGTGAAATGCAGCACCTGGGTGGTCACTGCATGGTGAATTTCGTGCGGGGCCGGGGCATTGGCTACGCCGCGCTGCTGGACATGCTGGTGGAGCACTTCGACCTGGGCAATGACCGGCAACGTTGCGGTGCCGTCGTGGAGCTGGAGGCGCTGTTGATTCGGCAAGTGTTCGACAACGCGTTCCCGGATGGCCATGCCTTCAGCAGTTCGCCAATTGCCGCAGTGAAGGCCATGCCTGCGGACACCTATTTCAGCCATGTCGACGCACTGGCTGAGCGCTTGACGTTGGCCTCCTACGTCAAGACTCCAGCCTCTGCTCCGGAGGTGCAAACCTCCCAAACGCTGACAGTCACCGGCGGGGCGCTCAACATCACGCAGCTGGCGAGCTGGAACATGCTGTCGGCGTTGCCCGAGTTACTGGGCAAACATTTAGCCGGCCGCTGGATGACTAATTTCAAGACCGCGCTGAAACCCGGTTACTCGGCTTTGGTGCCCGCCGTGGCTGTGGTGTTTTTTGCGCGGGTTCACTGGGGGAGCGAGCGTGGGTTCAGACACCGCTGA
- a CDS encoding lactate utilization protein C, whose product MSAKQNILGKLRKSLTGTTPVPDNFDVELVTAPYTYSAEQRIPQLRKLMEAVHTEIHLTSSAEWPALLAQLLAERQLPSLLIAPSTGHGQQITQHWANNPGLPTLKAYDRPVEEWKAELFDDTPASLTGTLGAIAATGSLILWPTREEPRLMSLAPTVHFALLKASEIRDNFYQVQQEFNWAHGMPTNALLVSGPSKTADIEQVLAYGAHGPKDLVVLILEDQ is encoded by the coding sequence ATGAGCGCCAAGCAAAACATCCTCGGCAAATTGCGTAAAAGCCTGACAGGTACGACACCTGTGCCTGACAACTTCGATGTCGAACTGGTGACGGCGCCCTACACCTACAGCGCCGAACAACGCATCCCGCAACTGCGCAAGCTGATGGAAGCGGTGCACACCGAAATCCACCTGACCTCAAGTGCAGAGTGGCCGGCGTTGCTCGCGCAGTTGCTGGCGGAACGCCAATTGCCGAGCCTGCTGATCGCGCCGAGCACCGGCCACGGCCAACAGATCACGCAACACTGGGCGAACAATCCTGGGCTGCCAACGCTCAAAGCCTACGACCGCCCGGTTGAAGAATGGAAAGCCGAACTGTTCGACGACACCCCGGCCAGCCTCACCGGCACCCTGGGCGCCATCGCCGCCACCGGCAGCCTGATTCTCTGGCCGACGCGGGAAGAACCGCGCCTGATGAGCCTGGCGCCGACGGTGCATTTCGCCTTGCTCAAGGCCAGTGAAATCCGCGACAACTTCTATCAGGTGCAGCAGGAGTTCAACTGGGCGCACGGCATGCCGACCAACGCGCTGTTGGTGTCCGGCCCGTCGAAGACCGCCGACATCGAGCAAGTCCTGGCCTATGGTGCCCATGGTCCCAAGGACCTGGTGGTTTTGATTCTGGAGGACCAATGA
- a CDS encoding LutB/LldF family L-lactate oxidation iron-sulfur protein, translating to MNASAIIPTVAVEEDFHARAHKALGDAQLRNNFRKAMDSLMTKRATAFGDAHEREHLRALGNAVRARALSKLPDLLEQLEQNLTRNGVTVHWAETVDEANDIVLSIIRAHEGRQVIKGKSMVSEEMEMNHVLEAQGIECLESDMGEYIVQLDHEKPSHIIMPAIHKNAGQVASLFHDKLGVEYTKDVDQLIQIGRKVLRQKFFEADIGVSGVNFAVAETGTLLLVENEGNGRMTTTVPPVHIAVTGIEKVVENLRDVVPLLSLLTRSALGIPITTYVNMISGPRKEHELDGPQEVHLVLLDNGRSQAFADSELRQSLNCIRCGACMNHCPVYTRIGGHAYGEVYPGPIGKIITPHMVGLAKVPNHPSASSLCGACGEVCPVKIPIPSLLRRLREENVKAPDSPDQVMRGQGSKFSRKERFIWNAWARLNSSPTLYRLFGFFATRLRALTPSNVGPWTQNHSAPKPAARSLHDMAREHLAKQGDR from the coding sequence ATGAACGCTTCCGCGATTATTCCTACGGTTGCCGTAGAAGAAGATTTCCACGCCCGGGCACATAAGGCCCTGGGCGATGCACAGTTGCGAAACAACTTTCGCAAGGCGATGGATTCACTGATGACCAAGCGGGCAACGGCTTTTGGCGATGCCCACGAAAGAGAACATTTGCGTGCGCTGGGCAATGCGGTCCGCGCCCGTGCGTTATCCAAGCTGCCCGACCTGCTCGAGCAGCTTGAACAGAACCTGACCCGCAACGGTGTGACAGTGCACTGGGCGGAAACGGTGGACGAAGCCAATGACATCGTCCTGTCGATCATCCGCGCTCACGAGGGGCGGCAAGTGATCAAGGGTAAGTCGATGGTCAGCGAAGAGATGGAAATGAACCATGTCCTCGAGGCTCAAGGCATTGAATGCCTGGAGTCGGACATGGGGGAATACATCGTCCAGCTCGACCACGAGAAGCCTTCACACATCATTATGCCGGCGATCCACAAGAATGCCGGTCAGGTCGCGTCCTTGTTCCACGACAAACTTGGCGTGGAGTACACCAAGGACGTCGACCAGCTCATTCAGATCGGTCGCAAGGTGTTGCGGCAGAAATTCTTCGAAGCGGACATCGGCGTCTCCGGCGTCAACTTCGCCGTGGCCGAAACCGGCACCCTGCTGCTGGTGGAAAACGAAGGCAACGGGCGCATGACCACCACCGTGCCACCGGTGCACATCGCCGTCACCGGCATCGAGAAGGTCGTGGAGAACCTGCGCGACGTGGTGCCGCTGCTGTCGCTGCTGACCCGTTCGGCCCTGGGTATCCCGATCACCACCTACGTCAACATGATCTCCGGCCCGCGCAAGGAGCATGAACTCGACGGCCCGCAGGAAGTGCACCTGGTATTGCTGGACAACGGTCGCAGCCAGGCCTTCGCCGACAGCGAACTGCGCCAGTCGCTCAACTGCATCCGCTGCGGCGCCTGCATGAACCATTGCCCGGTCTACACCCGCATCGGCGGCCACGCCTATGGCGAGGTGTACCCAGGCCCGATCGGCAAGATCATCACCCCGCACATGGTCGGCCTGGCGAAGGTACCGAACCACCCGAGCGCCTCGTCGCTGTGCGGCGCCTGCGGTGAAGTATGCCCGGTGAAGATCCCGATCCCGTCGCTGCTGCGTCGCCTGCGCGAAGAAAACGTCAAGGCACCGGACAGTCCCGACCAGGTCATGCGCGGCCAGGGCAGCAAGTTCTCACGCAAGGAGCGTTTCATCTGGAACGCCTGGGCGCGGCTCAACAGCTCGCCGACCCTGTATCGTCTGTTTGGCTTCTTCGCCACGCGCCTGCGTGCGCTTACCCCGAGCAACGTCGGCCCCTGGACGCAAAACCACAGCGCGCCCAAACCCGCCGCCCGCTCACTGCACGACATGGCCCGCGAACACCTGGCCAAACAGGGAGACCGCTGA
- a CDS encoding GntR family transcriptional regulator produces MGFDQIRQRRLSDDIVERLEGMILEGTLKAGERLPAERALAEQFGVSRPSLREAIQKLAAKGLLVSRQGGGNYVVESLGTTFSDPLLHLLESNPEAQRDLLEFRHTLEASCAYYAALRATDVDRERLTLAFNELQDCYSRHDEVSRAEEGAADAKFHLAIAEASHNAVLLHTIRGLFDLLKRNVVTNIGGMYKQRTETRDMLITQHRELYMAIIEGRAEQAREVSSRHILYVQEVLEEVRQEVQRVARAERRKGM; encoded by the coding sequence ATGGGGTTTGATCAGATTCGTCAGCGCCGTTTGTCTGACGATATTGTCGAGCGGCTCGAGGGGATGATCCTCGAAGGCACTTTGAAGGCCGGCGAGCGCTTGCCGGCCGAGCGTGCCCTGGCCGAGCAGTTCGGCGTGTCACGCCCTTCGTTGCGCGAGGCGATCCAGAAACTGGCGGCCAAGGGCCTGCTGGTCAGCCGCCAGGGGGGCGGCAACTATGTGGTGGAGTCCTTGGGCACCACGTTCAGCGATCCTTTGTTGCATCTGCTGGAGAGCAACCCCGAAGCCCAGCGCGATCTGCTGGAGTTTCGCCACACCCTGGAAGCCTCCTGTGCCTACTACGCCGCGCTGCGCGCCACGGATGTCGACCGTGAGCGGCTGACCCTGGCGTTCAATGAATTGCAGGATTGCTACTCGCGCCACGATGAAGTGAGCCGGGCCGAGGAGGGCGCGGCGGACGCGAAATTTCACCTGGCGATTGCCGAGGCCAGTCACAACGCGGTGTTGCTGCACACCATTCGCGGGCTGTTCGACCTGCTCAAGCGCAACGTGGTCACCAACATCGGTGGCATGTACAAACAACGCACGGAAACCCGCGACATGCTGATTACTCAGCATCGGGAGTTGTACATGGCGATCATCGAGGGCCGGGCGGAGCAGGCGCGAGAGGTGTCGAGCCGGCACATTCTGTATGTGCAGGAGGTGCTCGAAGAGGTGCGTCAGGAAGTGCAGCGGGTGGCGCGGGCGGAGCGGCGCAAGGGGATGTAG
- a CDS encoding FAD-binding and (Fe-S)-binding domain-containing protein, which translates to MSLPAAFLRDAQQLIPQERRFDDPLSTLAFGTDASFYRLIPKLVIRVESEDEVVALLKLAQRDQVPVTFRAAGTSLSGQAISGSVLIVLGDNWNGREIRGQGTQIRLQPGVIGAQANAWLAPFGRKIGPDPASINACKIGGIVANNASGMCCGTAQNTYHTLAGLRLVLADGSRLDTEDAASVAAFRQSHGALLDRLATLGRETRANTELAAKIRHKYRLKNTTGLSLNALVDFDEPVDILSHLLVGSEGTLGFISAVTYDTVVDHPNKASALIVFPDVETCCNAVSVLKSQPVSAVELLDRRSLRSVQNKPGMPDFVQHLSDNACALLIESRAASSTLLHEQLAQIMASLAAFPVEKQVDFTENPVENARLWAIRKDTFPAVGAVRKTGTTVIIEDVTFPVEQLAIGVNRLIELFDKHHYDEAILFGHALEGNLHFVFTQGFNNPEEVARYQAFMDDVAQLVAVEFGGSLKAEHGTGRNMAPFVELEWGSDAYQLMWQLKRLLDPNGILNPDVVLSEDPQIHLKHLKPLPAADEIVDKCIECGFCEPVCPSKGLTLSPRQRIVIWRDIQAKKRAGVDTRELEAAYEYHGLETCAATGLCAQRCPVGINTGDLVKKLRGRSATHTKTANWLEGNFATALQGARFTLHVANGARMLLGAPRLAKLSATLTKVSKGQVPLWTNAMPQPERAIRFSPSVTDARPRVVYLAACVSRVMGPSAGDKEQSSLYEKTRGLLEKAGYQVVLPDNLDSLCCGQPFASKGYAEQAEHKRQEMLGALLHASRGGLDPIYCDTSPCTLRLVQDLGDVRLDLYDPVRFIRTHLMDRLEFMPQEAPIAVHVTCSTQHLGESQALIDLARKCSKNVVIPEGIHCCGFAGDKGFTAPELNAHSLRSLKDAVQTCSEGISTSRTCEIGLSQHGGIDYHGLVYLVDRVTRARAL; encoded by the coding sequence ATGAGTCTACCAGCCGCTTTCCTGCGAGATGCGCAGCAACTGATCCCCCAAGAGCGACGTTTCGACGACCCGCTGTCGACCTTGGCCTTCGGCACCGACGCCAGTTTCTATCGGCTGATCCCCAAACTGGTGATCCGCGTCGAGTCCGAGGACGAAGTGGTCGCCCTGCTCAAGCTGGCGCAGCGCGATCAGGTCCCGGTGACCTTCCGCGCCGCCGGCACCAGCCTGTCCGGCCAGGCCATCAGCGGCTCGGTGCTGATCGTGCTGGGGGATAACTGGAACGGTCGCGAGATCCGCGGCCAGGGCACGCAGATCCGCCTGCAACCGGGGGTGATCGGCGCCCAGGCCAACGCGTGGCTGGCGCCGTTCGGGCGCAAGATCGGCCCGGACCCGGCCTCGATCAACGCCTGCAAGATCGGCGGCATCGTCGCCAACAACGCCAGCGGCATGTGCTGCGGCACCGCACAGAACACCTACCACACCCTGGCCGGCCTGCGCCTGGTGCTGGCCGACGGCAGCCGTCTCGATACCGAAGACGCCGCCAGCGTCGCCGCCTTCCGCCAGAGCCACGGCGCGCTGCTCGATCGCCTGGCGACGCTGGGCCGCGAGACCCGCGCCAACACCGAACTGGCCGCGAAAATTCGCCACAAATACCGTCTGAAAAATACCACCGGCCTGTCGCTCAATGCCCTGGTGGATTTCGACGAACCTGTGGATATCTTGAGCCACCTGCTGGTGGGTTCCGAAGGCACCCTGGGGTTCATCAGCGCGGTGACCTACGACACCGTGGTCGATCACCCCAACAAGGCCTCGGCGCTGATCGTGTTCCCCGATGTCGAGACCTGCTGCAACGCCGTCAGCGTGCTGAAAAGCCAACCGGTGTCGGCGGTGGAACTTCTCGACCGCCGCAGCCTGCGCTCGGTACAGAACAAACCCGGCATGCCGGATTTCGTACAGCACCTGTCGGACAACGCCTGCGCCCTGCTGATCGAATCCCGCGCCGCGTCTTCCACGTTGCTGCACGAACAACTGGCGCAGATCATGGCCTCGCTGGCCGCCTTCCCGGTGGAGAAGCAGGTCGACTTCACCGAAAACCCGGTGGAAAACGCCCGCCTCTGGGCAATCCGCAAGGACACCTTCCCCGCCGTCGGCGCCGTACGTAAAACCGGCACCACGGTGATCATCGAAGACGTAACCTTCCCGGTGGAACAACTGGCGATCGGCGTGAACCGCCTGATCGAGCTGTTCGACAAACATCACTACGACGAAGCCATCCTGTTCGGACACGCCTTGGAAGGCAATCTGCACTTCGTCTTCACCCAGGGCTTCAACAACCCGGAAGAAGTCGCACGCTACCAGGCGTTCATGGATGACGTCGCGCAGCTCGTCGCGGTGGAATTTGGCGGCTCCCTGAAAGCCGAGCACGGCACCGGCCGCAACATGGCACCCTTCGTCGAGCTGGAATGGGGCAGCGATGCCTACCAGTTGATGTGGCAGCTCAAGCGCCTGCTCGACCCCAACGGCATCCTCAACCCGGACGTGGTGCTCAGCGAAGACCCGCAGATCCACCTCAAGCACCTCAAACCGCTGCCGGCCGCCGACGAGATCGTCGACAAGTGCATCGAGTGCGGCTTCTGCGAACCGGTCTGCCCCTCCAAAGGCCTGACCCTGAGCCCACGCCAGCGCATCGTCATCTGGCGCGACATCCAGGCGAAAAAACGCGCCGGTGTCGACACCCGCGAACTGGAAGCCGCCTACGAATACCACGGCCTGGAAACCTGCGCCGCCACCGGCCTGTGCGCCCAGCGCTGCCCGGTGGGCATCAACACCGGCGACCTGGTGAAAAAACTGCGCGGCCGCAGCGCTACCCATACGAAAACCGCCAACTGGCTTGAAGGCAATTTCGCCACCGCCCTGCAAGGCGCCCGCTTCACCCTGCACGTGGCCAACGGCGCACGCATGCTGCTCGGCGCGCCGCGCCTGGCCAAACTGTCGGCGACCCTGACCAAGGTGTCCAAGGGCCAAGTGCCGCTGTGGACCAACGCCATGCCGCAGCCGGAAAGAGCCATCCGCTTCAGCCCGAGCGTGACAGACGCCCGCCCACGCGTGGTGTACCTCGCCGCCTGCGTCTCACGAGTCATGGGCCCGTCGGCGGGTGACAAGGAGCAATCCTCGCTGTACGAAAAGACCCGCGGCCTGCTGGAAAAAGCCGGTTACCAGGTCGTCCTCCCGGACAACCTCGACAGCCTCTGCTGCGGCCAGCCCTTCGCCTCCAAAGGCTACGCCGAACAGGCCGAACACAAACGCCAGGAAATGCTCGGCGCGCTGCTGCACGCCAGCCGTGGCGGCCTCGACCCGATCTACTGCGACACCAGCCCCTGCACCCTGCGCCTGGTGCAGGACCTGGGCGATGTACGCCTGGACCTGTACGACCCGGTGCGCTTCATCCGTACGCATTTGATGGACCGCCTGGAATTCATGCCCCAGGAAGCGCCGATTGCGGTGCACGTCACCTGCAGCACCCAGCACTTGGGCGAAAGCCAGGCGCTGATCGACCTGGCGCGCAAGTGCAGCAAAAACGTAGTGATCCCCGAAGGCATCCACTGCTGTGGTTTCGCCGGCGACAAGGGCTTCACCGCGCCGGAACTGAACGCCCACTCACTGCGCAGCCTCAAGGACGCGGTGCAGACCTGCAGCGAAGGCATCTCCACCAGCCGCACCTGCGAAATCGGCCTGAGCCAACACGGCGGCATCGACTACCACGGGCTGGTCTACCTCGTGGACCGCGTCACCCGCGCGAGGGCCCTCTGA